The nucleotide sequence TATGGTTTTAAGCTGGTTAGTGAAGTGGAGCAGGTTAACCTGATTTCCGAAATCGGTATTATTCTTCTTCTTTTCACCATTGGACTGGAATTTTCCATAAAAAGACTTAATAAAATAAAAGATATATTCATTTACGGGGGTTCACTCCAGGTTTTCGGGACGATTATACTTACTTTTGCAGCCGCTTATTTTATTTTGGGTTTTCCTGTAAAGCTGTCTCTTGTTATAAGCTTTATCATTTCGCTGAGCAGTACCGCCATAGTTTTGAAAATTTTTCAGGAACAGGGGGAAACACAGACACCTCACGGAAATATAAGTGTTGGGATACTGATATTTCAGGATATTACAGTGGTAATAATGCTGCTGCTTATTCCATACATGAGTGCCGGAGCACAGGCTGATTTTGCAGGTATTATATATGCTCTTTTAAAAAGTGCTTTGATAATTTTGGGCTTTTTTCTTGTTGCCCGGAAGATTGTTCCTAAACTTATATATGAAGTTCTGAAATTGCAGAACAACGAGCTGTTTTTGATATTCAGTCTTTCCATATGTTTTATTATTGCATTCATTGCCAATAAAGCGGGGCTTTCACTTGCGTTTGGAGCTTTTTTGGCTGGAATTATAATTTCAGAATCCGAGTATTCGCATCATGTTTTTGAAAATATCATGCCTTTTAAAGAGGTTTTTGTCAGTTTTTTCTTTATTTCAATCGGAATGCTTCTTAACATTAATTTCTTTTTACAAAGACCGTTTGTTATTATTTTATTAGCCCTTCTGATAATGTTTTTTAAATGTATAATTGTGATTTTAGGAATGCGTATTATTAAAATTCCTCTTAAGGCTGCATTTCTCGCAGGTATTTCATTGTCACAGATCGGTGAATTTTCCTTTTTGCTTACCAGATTTGCTTATGAAAACGGAATTCTGAGTGATGCCATATTCCAGTATCTGATTTCAAGCACAATAATTACAATGATGCTGAGCATTCTTTTGATAAAGGAGATGCATGCTGTTGTCGGCTGGCTGGACAGGTTTGTATCATTTGATGCACTTGAAAAGGGTGAGAGAAAATCTGCCAGCAGTCTGAAAAATCATGTCATAATAATAGGGTATGGCATAAGTGGTAAAAATCTGGTCAAAAGTTGCAAAACGTTCAACATTCCTTATGTAATAATTGAGTTTAATCCTAAAACTGTAAGATACTATTCCATAAAAGAGGAAAATATATTTTTTGGTGATGCTTCCCAGGAGCACGTTTTAAAAGAGGCGAATATAGAGGAAGCTAAGCTTGTTTCCCTTGCAATTTCCGACCCGGTTGCCACAAGACGGACTGTCTATAAAATCAGGGAGATT is from Flexistipes sinusarabici DSM 4947 and encodes:
- a CDS encoding monovalent cation:proton antiporter family protein: MEHFSFLQEITIVFILSSFVIFLFNKMKLPSILGFIISGLLAGPYGFKLVSEVEQVNLISEIGIILLLFTIGLEFSIKRLNKIKDIFIYGGSLQVFGTIILTFAAAYFILGFPVKLSLVISFIISLSSTAIVLKIFQEQGETQTPHGNISVGILIFQDITVVIMLLLIPYMSAGAQADFAGIIYALLKSALIILGFFLVARKIVPKLIYEVLKLQNNELFLIFSLSICFIIAFIANKAGLSLAFGAFLAGIIISESEYSHHVFENIMPFKEVFVSFFFISIGMLLNINFFLQRPFVIILLALLIMFFKCIIVILGMRIIKIPLKAAFLAGISLSQIGEFSFLLTRFAYENGILSDAIFQYLISSTIITMMLSILLIKEMHAVVGWLDRFVSFDALEKGERKSASSLKNHVIIIGYGISGKNLVKSCKTFNIPYVIIEFNPKTVRYYSIKEENIFFGDASQEHVLKEANIEEAKLVSLAISDPVATRRTVYKIREIAPSIDIIARTRFYQEVNGLRSLGADYVVAEEYEASIRIFNIVLNKYLISGDDIDKFEKLLRKNSYQAFGDYSETDTFHDLLNNIPEYEIQTLSLKNLPSFVGKTFEDLQLIRRFDILVLAVKKGDELIANPLADRVLESGDQLVVFGRSDGIKKLFGEQKKK